The following are encoded together in the Labrus mixtus chromosome 2, fLabMix1.1, whole genome shotgun sequence genome:
- the LOC132992051 gene encoding uncharacterized protein LOC132992051: MTSALKHVSLPFNNRSSSHMEGLRVFLVILQGVGWLRCISGSVSEVKVRPGDNTTLYCDCKKSTGEFIVWYRNCSHENQPSLVLKLMLEAMKISLDDSGILNPLPRFRFVNNQSSESYDLLIVNITDSDLGLYYCGTEQVKVLDKEKITKETVYKHGNMTTRVVFNSSEAYSRRPPPSPPCSVCWMLLFSLCPAFAVVSSLLSSALVYHLCRKTAFKPKTDEVRPDSRGQTRGHEDEDVCYSALNIRQTSQRPKKTQSSDFSTYSIVNTSRI; this comes from the exons ATGACATCCGCtcttaaacatgtttctttgcCTTTCAACAACAGGTCATCGTCGCACATGGAGGGTCTGCGTGTTTTCCTGGTCATTCTCCAGG GAGTTGGATGGCTCAGGTGTATTTCGGGATCGGTCTCAGAGGTGAAGGTCAGACCAGGAGACAACACCACTCTCTACTGTGACTGCAAAAAGTCCACCGGGGAATTTATCGTGTGGTACAGGAACTGTTCTCATGAGAACCAGCCTTCGCTTGTCCTAAAACTAATGCTTGAAGCAATGAAAATCAGCCTTGATGATTCGGGTATTCTGAATCCTCTCCCTCGCTTCCGCTTTGTGAACAACCAGTCGTCTGAATCCTACGACCTGCTGATTGTGAATATCACTGATTCTGATCTGGGCCTCTACTACTGTGGAACTGAGCAGGTCAAGGTGCTGGACAAGGAGAAAATCACTAAAGAGACGGTTTACAAACACGGCAACATGACAACGAGGGTCGTATTCA ACTCCAGTGAGGCGTACAGCAGGCGCCCACCACCATCGCCCCCCTGCAGTGTGTGCTGGATGCTGCTCTTCTCTCTGTGCCCAGCGTTTGCTGTCGTCTCCTCTTTATTATCATCTGCTCTGGTTTATCACCTCTGTCGGAAAACAG cttttaaaCCCAAAACTGATGAGGTACGACCTGACAGCCGAGGCCAAACAAGAGGGCATGAG GATGAAGATGTGTGTTACTCTGCTCTGAATATCCGTCAGACATCACAGAGACCAAAGAAAACCCAGAGTTCAGACTTCAGCACCTATTCTATCGTCAATACGTCTAGAATTTAA